Proteins found in one Panthera tigris isolate Pti1 chromosome B3, P.tigris_Pti1_mat1.1, whole genome shotgun sequence genomic segment:
- the CB3H15orf65 gene encoding uncharacterized protein C15orf65 homolog, whose amino-acid sequence MTEYDWDKKSASASNSDTEMKPEQLPPCVNPGNPVFSCMLDPKTLHTATSLSKPKMIMYKTSSSNYGEFLPMPQFFPCNYSPKEQVFSSHIRATGFYQNNTLNTAPDRTRTLDFPNFQHTL is encoded by the coding sequence gaCAAGAAAAGTGCTTCAGCTTCAAATTCAGACACAGAAATGAAACCTGAACAACTTCCCCCTTGTGTGAACCCTGGAAATCCTGTGTTTTCATGTATGTTGGACCCAAAGACACTCCATACAGCTACCTCACTATCAAAACCTAAGATGATTATGTACAAAACCAGTTCAAGTAATTATGGTGAATTTTTACCTATGCCACAGTTTTTTCCCTGCAATTATAGTCCAAAGGAACAAGTATTTTCAAGCCATATCAGAGCTActggattttatcaaaataatactcTAAACACTGCACCTGACAGAACCAGAACACTTGATTTTCCTAATTTTCAACACACTCTATGA